The Selenihalanaerobacter shriftii genome contains the following window.
GCAGAGTCCGGACAAAAAATCCAGCAGAAATGACAGTTAATACAAGTATCTTTATCTAATTCTGGTCGATGAGTCCTCCATCCGCCAGTTTTATATTTTATAGCATTACCAGCTTCTAAAATTAATCCACCATCAGGAATTTCTTTCCAACCTGGCTTTTGATTATTTTTCTTTGTCATTATTCACTCTTCACCTCCTGGTAAGCCCTATCAATTGATTTCATGTTACCTTCGATAACTTCAGGCTTACTAGCGAACTTCTTTTCAAATTCTTTATTAATTTGTTTCTTAAAAGCTTCAAATTCTAATAAGTCAGTAATCTTCATTAAAGCACCTAACATTGGTGTATTTGGAAATGGTGCACCTATCTCTTCAGTAGAAATTCCATTTGCATCTACTGTAAACACCTCTCCTTCAAACCCTATTCTTTCTTTAATTTCCTTTGGAGTTTGAGTTGAATTAATAATAATAGTGCCGTCTACAGGTATTCCTGCAGTTACATCAATTGACTCTAATAAAGTAGGGTCTAACACTACTACTATACTAGGAGAAGTAATTTGACAATGAACAGTAATATCTTCATCACTAATTCTATTAAATGCCAATACTGGTGCTCCCATTCTCTCTGGTCCATATTCAGGGAAAGCTTGAATATTCTTACCTGCCTTTGAGGCAACTTTTCCTAATAAAATAGATGCTGTTTTAGAACCCTGTCCTCCTCGACCATGCCAACGAATTTCTGTTAAACTTGCCATCTATAGTCCTCCTTTCATATAAAAGATTAGTCTTAATACTAATAAAATAAGATTAGATAATCTTCATATATAATATTTGTTTACTTTATTCTTAATATCCATAAAAATATACTTTATATTTCTAATTTATAAATAGTATAATCCGTAGATTCATTACTTTGCAACTTCACCTTTCAGTGGACGTACCTTTTAATTTAGATATAATTTCGTATAGTTGTTCCTGAGGAGGATTATTTAACTCGATTTCAGTTTCTTTAGTATTAATTTTTCTTTTTTGAAGAGTAATTTTACCAATAATTGTTGCCTTAATTTCATTTTTGGATAATTCATTTACTAATTTTACTCCATTGTTGCTAGTTAAAATCATCATTCCAGATCCAATTAATTGATATGGATTTAATCCTAATGTTTTAGTGATAATTTCTGTTGCTGGATGAAGAGGTATTTTTTGTTGGTCTATAATAAAACCGACGTTAGCTGCTTCTGTTAATTCATAAAGCGAGCCATAAAGGCCTCCTTCAGTAACATCATGCATAGCATTAACGCCAAAGTTTGCTCCAATTAATCCTTCAGGAATTACACTTATATCCTTTATCATTTTTTTTGCTTGTGTTAATAATTCTTTATTGATATTTAAGTTTATTAGATGCTCATAATAGTCTGTAGCCAAAATAGAAGTTCCTTCCAAAGCAACCCATTTAGTAACTATAATATCATCACCGATTTTTGCTCCAGAAGAAGTGACAAACTTTTCTTTGGTTGTTTTACCAATAGCAGTGCAAGAAACTAATGGTTTATCAACAGTATTTGATATTTCAGTATGACCACCTAAAATAGCAATTTTTAACTTTTCAGCACTTTGATTAACATCATTTATAATGGCCATTATTGCTTTTTTAGTAGTTTCTGGCGGTATTAATAATAATTGCTGAATTCCAATCGGTTTAGCACCATTAGCTGCTATATCATTACAGGCTACATTAACAGCTAAACCACCCATCCCCTCTTGAACTCCAGTAATTGGATCAGTAGAAACAACTGCTACAAATTCACCAAAATCTAATACTGCTGAATCTTCTCCAATATTTGGTTTAACTAATACGTCTTGATTAGTAGATGAGATTTGATCTAAGATTAAACTTTTAAGATTATTTATATCCATTTTTCCTGTTTTCATAGGTATCACCTCAATTAATTTAAAACTCAATTATTTAACTGTTAGTTAAGATTGTTCCAGCCAAGTAATAACTTAACACCATCCAACCACCAGTAAAAGTAGCAATAATATCCTTAATTCTAAGTGAAGTACTTTGTTTTTTTCTATATACAATTTTACCGATAATTAATTCTTCTAACCCTTTGATAATCGATATCTATTCTTTTTTAATTATTAGTGATTACTATATCTTTACTATCAATTAAATCTACTATTTTTTAATTGCATCATTTATTGAATTTTGAATATACTTACTAACTTTATCAATCTGGATATATAGTACTTTAATTAGCACAGAATTTCATCTCTAATGATTATATTACTTTATTTTTTGATTTTTGGTTTCTTCGAGGTTTAAAGTTACCTACTACTTCTACTTTATCGCCTAAAGTTGCAGCAATTTGGTTTAAATTCTTCTTAGTTGCTGGTTGTATCCAATTTTCAACTCCAGGTCTATCTAAAGTATTTAACTGTATTCGTTGAGGATTAATTTGGTTAATTGCCTTTTTAAAAGCTTTAATTTCTTTTTTAGTATCATTAACTCCAGGAACAATGAATATCTCTAACCAAATTTTTCCTGTATAGTTTTTATCCAAATTTATTAATCCATCAATGATATCGTTGATACTTAAGTTAGAAACAGGGCGGTTGATTGTTTGAAAAGTACTTTCCAATACAGCATCTAAAGATGGCACTATTAAATCAATCTTCTTGATCTTGTCTAATATTTTTTTATCAGCAAAGAGACTTGCATTGGTTAATAAAGCTATTTTATATTCTGAATAATTTTGTTTTAGAAAACCAACTATTTTATCTATTTTGCTATGCAAAGTAGGTTCTCCTGAACCAGAAAATGTAATATAGTCAAGTTTTGGTTTTCTTTTAAGGAATCGGTCTAACTCTTTAATTACTTTTTTAGCTGGTATATATTCTTTTCGTTCTATATTAAATTCTGCTGTAGATCCGCGTTCGCAATATATGCAATCGAAGGTGCATATTCCATTAGGAAGTAAATCTATTCCTAAAGACACTCCCAACCTCCTTGATAGTACAGGTCCAAATATATATTCAAAATTCATTTTTATCCTCCCTTTATTATACTTTAATGCTTATTTTACTATGATTTCTTCTAATTTTATTTCCATTTAAAATAATATATAAAAAAAGAATTAAACCCATTGACTGAGTTTAATTCAAAGAGCAAAAGCTAAAACCATAAGAATAATTGTAAATGATGTTAGTAAGAATATTCAGTAATAAATTGAATTTTAAAAATATTTAGAAAAAAACAAAGTGTTATTTAAACTGTTATATCTGAATTCTGGCTTAGGTTTTTATCATCTCTTTTAAAGAGTGCGAAACCCATAAATGCATAAATTATTGTAATAATTGGTGAAATGAAAGGTAAAAATGTATATTGAATATAACCAAGATTAACATCTAGAACATTCTGTATATAGACTGATACTACACCCCATGGTAAAATAGCACATCCTAAAGTTGCTGCTGTCTCGAGTGACCGAGAAAGAACACTATTATGGATATTCAATTCCTTATAAGCCGGTTCTAGAGTTCGACCTGGAATTATCATTGACACCATCATTTCTCCAGTAGCAATAAGCATCATATATGCAGATGCAAGTGTACTTAAGACTAACCCCTTTGGTGTCTTTACATAATTCATAAGAGATTTAAGTAATACTTTTAAAACATTAGTTTTCTCTAATACACCGCCCATAGCAGTACCTGCTAAAATTATAGCAACCGTACTCATCATACCATTTATACCGCCTTGGGTAAGAAGATTATCAATCAACTTAAAGCCTGTTTCAGCCACATAACCATTTGCTGCTACATTAATAATTTCAGAAAGATTGGCTCCTTGAGTAAATACTGCAAAAATAGATGCTGTAGCAAAGCTTGCAGATAAGGAGGCGATAGCTGGTACTTTTAAAACTGATAAAATAATCATTAATAAAGGTGGAATTAAAGTTATAAGACTAATATTAAAATTACTTTGTAGAGTATTTAAAATCTTTTCTACAGTTCCTAAATTAACATTACCCGATATATACATCTTTCCAATGATAGCATAAAGAGTTATACTGATTGCAGCTGTAGGGCCAGAAACATAAAACATAGAACGAATGTGATCAAATAAACCTGTACCACTCATTGCTGCAGCTAAATTTGTAGAATCTGACATTGGGGAAAGTTTATCTCCAAATATAGCACCTGACACTATAGCACCAGCTGTCATAGCTGCTGGAGCTCCAAGACCTTCAGCTACTCCCATTAAAACTATACCTATTGTTGCCATTGTCCCAAATGAACTTCCAATTAATAACGAAGTTACTGTACTAAGCAGAAAACTAGCAGGTAAAAATATTTGTGGTGAAAGTAATTTTAGACCATAGAAGACCATAGTTTGAATGGTTCCACCTAAAATCCAGGTCCCTACAACCATACCAATAATCATAAGGATCATACATGCGCCTAATCCATTCTTTATTCCTTCAATCAGAGCATTTTCTATCTCTTCAAATTCATAACCAAAATAAACTGCAATAATAGCTGATGTCATTGCCCCTAAGACTAATGCTGTTTCTAAAACAAGAGCAGTATTAATTGAAATTAAAATTACTCCGATAACAACTAATAATGCAAATACAGCCTCTTTTGTCGTTGGCATTCTCATCTTCTCATTTCTTTTCATTGATTAAAAATCCCCTTCCTATTCCATAATTTTATCAATAATTTAATTTCATAAATTATCCTTCAATTTAGCTTTTGCTACTATTTATAATTATAGTTAGGACATTAGGTTGAATCATTAATGTAGTTGCTTTAGTCTAAACTGAGGACACTTAAATTTATATAGCTACTATAGTGTCCTCAGTATTTATAATTTATAATTTATATTTTGCTTATTCTGTATAGGCAATAGCCTCAATTTCTAATTTCACATCTTTAGGTAATCTACTTACTTCAACACAACTGCGTGCTGGATAAGGTTCTTCAAAGAATTCTTTATAAATTTCATTAATTTTAGGAAAGTCATCCATATTACTAATAAATACAGTACATTTGATTACTTTATCTAAATCAGTACCTGCTTCTTCTAAAACTCCTTTAACATTTTCTAAACTTTGTCGAGCTTGCTCTTGTACATCATTGCTGACAAGTTGACCCTCAGGAGTAAAAGGAATTTGACCACTAGTTAGTACTAGGTTATCTAATTTTATAGCTTGAGAATAAGGTCCAATTGCTGCAGGACTTTTATCAGTTTTTATTTCTCTCTTTTTCATAAAATAATCACCCTTATTAAAAGTTTTTTTATTAATTGTTCTATAGTAATTACAATTTTCTGACATTTGAAATAATAGTCTATTATATGATTAAAATAATAATTGTTTTTAAAACTAAGAATGGCTTAATTAAGCCATTCTTAGTTTTGAATAATAGTCTTTAATTACTCAATTGGTGCAAATCTTGAAGTAAAGAATCTCAATACAGGTGGTTCATAAACAAATTCTAATCCTTTAATACTATCTCGATTTTCATAAAGATTAATTACAGAATCTGCAACAACATCCATATGAGCATAAGTGTACACTCTTCTTGGAATTGTTAGTCTAACTGTTTCTAATTCAGGATAACAATGGTTCCCATCTGCATCTCTACCTGCTGAAACAATTCCTCTTTCCATACTTCTTACTCCAGAATCAACATATATTGCTGCAGCTAATGCTTGAGCAGGAAGCTGGTCTTGAGAAAGATGTGATAAGAATGATTTAGCATCTATAAATACTGCATGTCCACCTACAGGTTTAATGATAGGAACACCTGCTTCAGCTAGTCTATCTCCTAAATATCGAACCTGCTTAACTCTGTGTTCAATATAATTCGGATCTACAGATTCATAAATTCCTTGAGCCATCGCTTCCATATCTCTTCCTGCTAATCCACCATAGCTAGGCATTCCTTCATATACAACTACTAATTGAGTTGCTTCTGTATATATATCTTCATCATTCATAGCTAAAAATCCACCAATATTAACAAGGCAATCTTTCTTACCACTCATTGTACAACCATCTGCATAACTCATCATTTCTTTAAGTATTTCTGCTACTGTTTTATCTTCGTATCCATCTTCTCTTTCTTTAATGAAGTAAGCATTTTCTACACATCGTGTAGCATCATACATTACTTTTATATCATTTTTTTCAGAGATTTCTTTTACTTTCTTAAGATTATCCATACTTACTGGTTGTCCCCCAGCCATGTTTACAGTGACTGCAACACAAATGTAAGGAATCTTATCTGCTCCTACTTCATCTATTAATTCTTGATATTTATCTAAATCTACATTTCCTTTAAATGGAGCGTCAACTGAAGGTTGATGTCCTTCATCAACAATTACATCTACAAATTTACCACCATTTAATTTTTGGTGAGCTTTAGTAGTTGTAAAGTACATATTTCCTGGGATATAATCTCCCTCTTCAATCATTATTTGAGATAGTAGATTTTCTGCTCCTCTACCCTGGTGAGTTGGAACTACATAATCAAAACCATATACTTCCTTCACGGCTTTTTCTAATTTATACCAGTTATCACTTCCGGCATAAGCTTCGTCACCAATCATTAATGATGCCCATTGCTTATCACTCATTGCAGAAGTTCCACTATCAGTTAATAAGTCAATATATACTTGATCTGAATCGAGTAAGAAGGTATTATAGCCTGCTTCTTTTATTGCCTCTTTTCTCTGTTCCTTTGTAGTCATTTCTATAGTTTCTACTGCTTTAATCTTAAATGGTTCAGCTGGATACTTTTTCATTATAAATCCTCCTTTTAATTTTAAACTTTATAATTAATTATTAACACTAAAAATTTTTGAAGTTTTTGATTAAATAATTAGAATGAAGCTGGAACTATATTAATCTTTCCTCGTTTCCTCCTTCCTATCTTTTATTTAATATGTCATTTTAATTAATGTGCTTTGTTACTATTAATTATATTCAGATTATTACAAAATGTCAAGTAAATACTCAATTTTTTTTGTAATTAAACGACTTTATTCTACTTTTTATCTAATAAAGAGCTTTAAAGCATGTTAATTTATACATTTTATGTTGTATATTTGATTTTATTGTATAATTTATTGTATAATTTGTTTGCTATAATCATACACAACAATTTTATTTACAAAAAAATTTTAATAGTAATTTGATTTTATTCAAGAAATCAAATATAATAGATTATGAAATAAGAATAAATGAGAGCAAATTGAAAGGAGTGAAAAGTTATCAAGGCAGAAAATCAAATTTTAAAATCATTTATACCAGTAGTTAAAGGTTTAGCTAAAACCTTAGGTCAGCATTATGAGATAGTTTTACATGATATTTCTAAAACGAAATCATCAGTTATTGCAATTGAAAATGGTCATATAACTGGTAGAGAAGTAGGTGCACCAGCAACTGATTTTCTTTTTGAAGTTATTAATTCAAAAAAAAGTTCTGAACAAGATATAATATTAAATTATGTTAGTGAAATTGAAGATGGAATAAAAGTGAAGTCTTCTACTATGTTAATTAGAGATGAAAATGAAAAAATTGTAGGTGCATTATGCATTAATTTTGATTTAACTTCAGTTAATATAGCTAAAAACTTTCTTGAAGATATTTCTTTTATTGAAGAAAAAGATTCTAAAGAGAAATTTCCAGAAAATGTTGATAGATTTTTAGAAATAATGATTGAAAAAGCAATATCAATTGTTAATAAACCAATTAATATCCTTAGTAAAGAAGATAAAGTAAGGATTGTTAGATATTTGCATAAAAATAATGTGTTTGATATTAAAGGAAGTGTCAAAATTATAGCTAATCACTTAAATATTTCCAAATATTCAATTTATAATTATTTAGAGGAAATCCGTATAGATTCTAGAATGCAGTAAACCCTCCATAATATTACTAACATAACTTATAAAATTCATCTTATTTTCATTTGCGTTAATTAGACCCATATCTATATTTATTATAATAGTCCATATACTCACTAACTATGGCCTTCCCCCTATTTGCTGAACACTAATTTAAGGTGTATAGTTTATTTAAGAGGTGTACTTAAATAGGGGGATAAGTTTAATTATCCATACTCCCCCCTTTTTATAGTTAACTAAAATATAATTTTCTATATAAAAAAAGCAGCGGATAAAATATCCACTGCTTTAAATAATACTAAATTTATTCTTTTGTACTCGCTACTTCATCTGAAGCACTAGTTGTTTCTGAATTATCATCTAAAGAATAATCCATTGCAGAATATCGTTGATACATAGTCCATCGACGTTGAGCTTCTGCTTTATTTGCTTCTAGTAATTCTTCGGCTTCTTCTGGATTAATCTTGCTTAATTGAGAATAACGTCTTTCACTCATTAAGAAATCATGATACTTATCCCAATCAGGCTCTTTACAATCAATTTGGAATGGATTTTTACCTTCTTCAGTTAATGAAGGATCAAATCTAAATGTTGGCCAATAACCACATTCTGTAGCTAATTCAGCTTGCCTTTGAGTATTAGTTAACCCACCTTTTACTCCATGGTTAATACATGGAGAATAAGCAATTACAATTGATGGTCCTTCATGAGCTTCTGCTTCTAACATGGCTTTTAATACTTGTCTTTGGCTTGCACCATGAGAAACTTGAGCTACATATACGTGTCCATAAGTCATTGCAATAGCAGCTAAATCTTTCTTCTTACCTTGCTTCCCAGCAGCTGTAAATTTAGCAATTGAGCCAGTTTGAGAAGCTTTAGAAGATTGCCCACCTGTATTAGAGTAGACTTGTGTATCTACTACTAAAATATTAATATCTTCTTGACTAGCAATTACATGGTCTACTCCACCGTAACCGATATCATAAGCCCATCCGTCTCCACCAATCATCCAGTTAGATTGTTTAACTACATAATCTTCAAGATCTAAAATTTCTTTAGCTTCTTCAGAATCAGTATTTTCTAATTCAGAAATTAAATTAGATTTTAATTGTTTAGTAATAGCTCCACTATTCCGGTTTGCTATCCATTCTTCAAAAAGATCTTGTAATTCAATTTCAACTTCATTCATAGTTTCAGCCATAATGTTTTGGATGCGATCACGAATAGTTTCAGAAGCAATCCTCATACCAAATCCGAATTCAGCATTGTCTTCAAATAAAGAGTTCGCCCATGCTGGACCTCTACCTTCTGAATTTGTTGTAAATGGAGTTGCTGGATAAGAACCACCAAAGATTGAAGAACATCCAGTTGCATTCGCAATTGTCATTCTATCTCCAAATAATTGAGAGACTAATTTAACATATGGAGTTTCTCCACAACCAGCACAAGCTCCAGAGAACTCAAATAATGGTTGAGCAAACTGTGAACCTTTAACTTTAGTTACTGATAATAAATCTTCTTTATATGTTACTTCATTATACATATAGTCAGTTTTAACTGCTTCACCAGCATCAACAGATTCTTTAATTGGAACCATATCTAATGCTTTTTCCTTTGCAGGACATGTCTTAACACAAACTCCACATCCAGTACAATCTAAAGGTGAAATCTGAAGACGATATTCTACTCCATCTAATCCCTTGCCTAACGGCTTAATAGTAGTAATTCCTTCAGGCGCATTAGCAACTTCTTCTTCATTCATTAGGAATGGTCTAATTGCTGCATGAGAACATACAAAAGCACATTGGTTACATTGGATACAATTATCTTCCTTCCACTCTGGAACAAAGTTAGCAACACCACGTTTTTCATAAGCAGCAGTACCATTTACCATTGTACCATCTTCATAACCTTCAAATGCAGAAACTGGCAAGTCATATCCTTCAATTGCGTTAATTGGGTCAGCAATATTCTTAACAAAATCTGGCCGACTTTCATCTACAGAAGTCTCTTCTTCCTCTAAGTCAGCCCAAGCTGGATCAACTGTAATTTCTACTAATTCTTCTCCACCTTTTTCAATAGCTTTCCAGTTCATTTCTACAATCTCTTTACCTTTACGTCCATATAACTTATCAGCATACTCTTTCATTAATTTTTGAGCTCTATCAAAAGGCATGATCTGCTCATTTAATTTAAAGAATGCAGATTGCATGATCGTATTTGTGCGACGTCCTAATCCAATTTCTTGAGCCAAAGTAATAGCATCAATAATATAGAACTTAGCCTCTTTTTCAGCTAATTTCTTCTTAACACTATTAGGCATCTTTTCTACAATCTCTTCAGCATCAGAAACTGTATTTAATAAGAAGGTTCCTCCCTGACATAAGCCACTTAACATATCATACTTACCTAAATATGAATCAGTAGAGCAAGATACAAAGTCTGGGTCAGACACTAAATAAGTAGAACGAACTGGATCTGGACCAAATCTCAAGTTAGAACGAGTTACCCCACCTGACTTCTTAGAATCATATGCAAAGTAACCTTGAGCATATAGGTCAGTACTGTCACCAATAATTTTAATTGTATTCTTATTAGCGCCTACAGTACCATCTGAACCTAAACCAAAGAATAATGTTTCTGTAACATCATCAGATAATACATTGACATCCTCTTCAACAGGTAAAGATAAGTTAGTTACATCATCCTTAATACCAATTGTAAAGTTATCTTGAGCCTCTCCTTTTAGATTATCATATACGGCAATAATTTGAGCAGGATTAGTATCTTTAGAAGATAATCCATAACGCCCACCAATAATTACTGGAGCATCCTCTTTTTCATAAAAGATTGATTTAACATCTAAATATAATGGTTCTCCAGTAGAACCAGGTTCTTTTGTTCTATCTAATACAGCAATTCTTTCAACAGTCTCTGGTAATTGATCAAAGAAATACTTAGCACTAAATGGACGATATAAGTGAACAGTCATTAAACCTACTTTACGTCCTTGATCTACTAAATAATCAACTGTTTCTTCAATAGCTTCAGTTACTGATCCCATTGCAACAATAATATCAGTTGCATCCTCTGCACCATAATATACAAATGGAGCATAGTTGCGACCAGTTTCTTTAGAAATCTCCTCCATATAATCTGCAGCAATGTCAGGTAATTCATCATAATACTTATTTTGAACTTCTTTAGCTTGAAAGTAGACATCATCATTTTGAGCTGAACCACGAGTTACTGGATGTTCTGGATTTAAAGAATTATTTCTAAAGTCTTGTACCGCTTCCCTATCTAGTAAACGATCATATACATCATAATCCATCATTTCAACTTTTTGAATTTCATGAGAAGTACGAAATCCATCAAAATAATGAATAAAAGGTACGCTTCCTTTAATTGCAGATAGATGAGCAACTCCACCTAAATCCATAACTTCTTGTACTGAGCCACTTGCTAACATAGCACAACCAGTCTGACGAGCAGCCATTACATCTTGGTGATCACCAAAAATTGATAACGCTTGAGTGGCTATAGATCTAGAAGCTACATGAGCAACCCCTGGCAATAACTCTCCAGCTATCTTATATAAGTTAGGAACCTTTAATAATAAACCTTGAGAAGCAGTGTAGGTAGTAGTTAACGCACCACCTTGTAAAGAACCATGTACCGTACCAGCAGCTCCTGCTTCAGACTGCATTTCTACTACTTTTACAGGCATATCAAATAAATTCTTCTTACCTTGAGAAGCCCACAAATCAACATATTCTGCCATCGGAGATGATGGTGTAATAGGATAAATACCAGCTACTTCAGTAAAAGCATAAGATGTATATGCAGCAGCTTGATTTCCATCCAGCGTTTTCATTTTTTTCGTCATTAATATATTGCCTCCTTTAATAAAATAGATGTTATTTTAGAACCCTATCTTCCTCGACCATGCCAGCGGGTTCCTATTAAGCTTGCCATCTATAGTCCTCTTTACATATTTAGGTTATTATTCTTACAAAATAATAAATTAGTCTTTAAATCTTACACCCCCTTGTTAATGTATCACAAAATCAAAAGTTAATTTTCATATTCTATTTCAATGTATTCTCTAAGTGTTAGACATATTCCTTTATACTTCGCTAAATTTAAATATTATGAATATTTTAAATTAAATTGCATCTATTACCATACTTAAATTATAGTGATTTATACTTGGTTAGCATATTAAAAAACAATATATTCTATCTAATTCTATATTTCTAATTTTATCCATTTTAAACTTAATATTTAGTATACCAAATCCACATAGTTGTGTCAATCTTCAAACAATTTTAAATTTAAAATCATTAAAGTTTTATTAATCGTCTCCTTTTTGATTGTTAACTTACAATTATTAAAGTGTTATTAACCGCCTTCTTTTTAATTGTTAACTCTAAACACTACTAACTACTATTTTCTGATTTTTAAACAATCACTTCTTAAAAGTATATGTATTTCAATTTTATTATAATTAAGTAATTTGTATTAAATTCTTAACTATTTATATATTAAAAAAGTCACCGATTATCGGTGACTTTCTGATCTTCTAGCTTCTTTTAATAGATAATTATATTTAGATTCTGCAGCCTCTAATGAATATATAGCATAATCAATTAAATCTGGATCATTTACTCTTTCAAAATACTGCCTAGCTTCCAACCACTCTTGTCTAGCCATTTCTAATTCTTCATCAATTGTAGGACCTATCTCTTCTAAGGTTACTAATTCAGCTTTAAGTTCCTGATAGTAGTTTCCAAATTTATAAGTTAATTGATTTACAAAACTAGCAATTGTAGAAATTTTGATTACCCCCTTTTAATAATTCATTAAATAGAGTAACCAAAATTCTACTATATTATACTATTTATACCTCTTTTCGTCCCTCTAGCGCCTTAGAGAGCGTTACTTCATCAGCATACTCTAAATCGCCACCTACTGGTAGGCCATGTGCTATTCGACTAGTAGTAACACCTAGAGGATTAAGTAATCTTGCTATGTACATTGCAGTTGCTTCACCTTCTACATTAGGATCAGTTGCCAGAATAACTTCTTCAACATCTCCGTCTTTAATTCTAGGTAATAATTCCTTTATCTTAATATCCTCTGGACCTATTCCTTCCATAGGTGAGATAGAACCATGTAAAACATGATATAATCCCTTATATTCACCAGTTTTCTCCATAGCTATAATATCCTTTGGGCTTTCTACTATACAGATAGTAGAAGTGTTACGTTCTGAATTACTACAAATATTACAAAGCTCGTTCTCTGTGAGATTATTGCAAACTGAACAGTATCTAATCTTATCTTTAACCTCATTAATAGCTAAGGCTAATTCTTCTGCTTCTTGTTTGGGCGCTTCCATAATATAAAAAGCTAACCTCTGGGCAGTCTTAGGACCAACACCAGGTAATTTAGTCAATCTACCAATTAATTTTGATATCGGTTGTGCATAGTATTCCATTCAAAAATCTCCTCAATTTAGAATAAACCTGGAATATTCATGCCTC
Protein-coding sequences here:
- the porD gene encoding pyruvate synthase subunit PorD, giving the protein MTKKNNQKPGWKEIPDGGLILEAGNAIKYKTGGWRTHRPELDKDTCINCHFCWIFCPDSAVVSEGKEVTGFDHDYCKGCGICAHECPVDAISMKKEEPSTEK
- a CDS encoding 2-oxoacid:acceptor oxidoreductase family protein codes for the protein MASLTEIRWHGRGGQGSKTASILLGKVASKAGKNIQAFPEYGPERMGAPVLAFNRISDEDITVHCQITSPSIVVVLDPTLLESIDVTAGIPVDGTIIINSTQTPKEIKERIGFEGEVFTVDANGISTEEIGAPFPNTPMLGALMKITDLLEFEAFKKQINKEFEKKFASKPEVIEGNMKSIDRAYQEVKSE
- a CDS encoding AIR synthase family protein codes for the protein MKTGKMDINNLKSLILDQISSTNQDVLVKPNIGEDSAVLDFGEFVAVVSTDPITGVQEGMGGLAVNVACNDIAANGAKPIGIQQLLLIPPETTKKAIMAIINDVNQSAEKLKIAILGGHTEISNTVDKPLVSCTAIGKTTKEKFVTSSGAKIGDDIIVTKWVALEGTSILATDYYEHLINLNINKELLTQAKKMIKDISVIPEGLIGANFGVNAMHDVTEGGLYGSLYELTEAANVGFIIDQQKIPLHPATEIITKTLGLNPYQLIGSGMMILTSNNGVKLVNELSKNEIKATIIGKITLQKRKINTKETEIELNNPPQEQLYEIISKLKGTSTER
- a CDS encoding radical SAM protein, translating into MSLGIDLLPNGICTFDCIYCERGSTAEFNIERKEYIPAKKVIKELDRFLKRKPKLDYITFSGSGEPTLHSKIDKIVGFLKQNYSEYKIALLTNASLFADKKILDKIKKIDLIVPSLDAVLESTFQTINRPVSNLSINDIIDGLINLDKNYTGKIWLEIFIVPGVNDTKKEIKAFKKAINQINPQRIQLNTLDRPGVENWIQPATKKNLNQIAATLGDKVEVVGNFKPRRNQKSKNKVI
- the nhaC gene encoding Na+/H+ antiporter NhaC: MKRNEKMRMPTTKEAVFALLVVIGVILISINTALVLETALVLGAMTSAIIAVYFGYEFEEIENALIEGIKNGLGACMILMIIGMVVGTWILGGTIQTMVFYGLKLLSPQIFLPASFLLSTVTSLLIGSSFGTMATIGIVLMGVAEGLGAPAAMTAGAIVSGAIFGDKLSPMSDSTNLAAAMSGTGLFDHIRSMFYVSGPTAAISITLYAIIGKMYISGNVNLGTVEKILNTLQSNFNISLITLIPPLLMIILSVLKVPAIASLSASFATASIFAVFTQGANLSEIINVAANGYVAETGFKLIDNLLTQGGINGMMSTVAIILAGTAMGGVLEKTNVLKVLLKSLMNYVKTPKGLVLSTLASAYMMLIATGEMMVSMIIPGRTLEPAYKELNIHNSVLSRSLETAATLGCAILPWGVVSVYIQNVLDVNLGYIQYTFLPFISPIITIIYAFMGFALFKRDDKNLSQNSDITV
- a CDS encoding RidA family protein, translating into MKKREIKTDKSPAAIGPYSQAIKLDNLVLTSGQIPFTPEGQLVSNDVQEQARQSLENVKGVLEEAGTDLDKVIKCTVFISNMDDFPKINEIYKEFFEEPYPARSCVEVSRLPKDVKLEIEAIAYTE
- a CDS encoding tyrosine phenol-lyase, whose protein sequence is MKKYPAEPFKIKAVETIEMTTKEQRKEAIKEAGYNTFLLDSDQVYIDLLTDSGTSAMSDKQWASLMIGDEAYAGSDNWYKLEKAVKEVYGFDYVVPTHQGRGAENLLSQIMIEEGDYIPGNMYFTTTKAHQKLNGGKFVDVIVDEGHQPSVDAPFKGNVDLDKYQELIDEVGADKIPYICVAVTVNMAGGQPVSMDNLKKVKEISEKNDIKVMYDATRCVENAYFIKEREDGYEDKTVAEILKEMMSYADGCTMSGKKDCLVNIGGFLAMNDEDIYTEATQLVVVYEGMPSYGGLAGRDMEAMAQGIYESVDPNYIEHRVKQVRYLGDRLAEAGVPIIKPVGGHAVFIDAKSFLSHLSQDQLPAQALAAAIYVDSGVRSMERGIVSAGRDADGNHCYPELETVRLTIPRRVYTYAHMDVVADSVINLYENRDSIKGLEFVYEPPVLRFFTSRFAPIE
- a CDS encoding helix-turn-helix transcriptional regulator translates to MPVVKGLAKTLGQHYEIVLHDISKTKSSVIAIENGHITGREVGAPATDFLFEVINSKKSSEQDIILNYVSEIEDGIKVKSSTMLIRDENEKIVGALCINFDLTSVNIAKNFLEDISFIEEKDSKEKFPENVDRFLEIMIEKAISIVNKPINILSKEDKVRIVRYLHKNNVFDIKGSVKIIANHLNISKYSIYNYLEEIRIDSRMQ